ATGGTAGGGAAGCTCTGGCATGGTAGGGAAGCTCTGGCATGGTAGGAGAGCTCTGGCATGGTAGGGAAGCTCTGGCATGGTAGGGAAGCTCTGGCATGGTAGGAGAGCTCTGGCATGGTAGGAGAGCTCTGGCATGGTCGGAGAGCTCTGGCATGGTAGGAGAGCTCTGGCATGGTAGGAGAGCTCTGCATGGTAGGAGAGCTCTGGCATGGTAGGAGAGCTCTGGCATGGTAGGAGAGCTCTGGCATGGTAGGAGAGCTCTGGCATGGTAGGTAAGCTCTGGCATGGTAGGAGAGCTCTGGCATGGTAGGAGAGCTCTGGCATGGTAGGAGAGCTCTGGCATGGTAGGAGAGCTCTGGCATGGTAGGGGAGCTCTGGCATGGTAGGAGAGCTCTGGCATGGTAGGAGAGCTCTGGCATGGTAGGAGAGCTCTGGCATGGTAGGGAAGCTCTGGCATGGTCGGAGAGCTCTGGCATGGTAGGAGAGCTCTGGCATGGTAGGAGAGCTCTGGCATGGTAGGGAAGCTCTGGCATGGTAGGAGAGCTCTGGCATGGTAGGGAAGCTCTGGCATGGTAGGAAGCTCTGGCATGGTAGGAGAGCTCTGGCATGGTAGGAAGCTCTGGCATGGTAGGGCTCTGGCATGGTAGGAGAGCTCTGACATGGTAGGAGAGCTTTGACATGGTAGGAGAGCTCTGACATGGTAGGAGAGCTTTGACATGGTAGGAGAGCTCTGGCATGGTATGAAAGGAAACTTGTTAAATCCTTTGGTTTTATTTGTCCCAATGAGGTACCATGGACATACCCATCCACCTTGCATGATTTCTGAACGGCAAAGGTATGTAGGAGATCGACTTTATTCAGTGAGAGCGAAACCTTTCATTAACTTGTCGCTGCTTGCTGTTCAGTTGTAAGCAGTTCACTATGCTTTGATCGAAAACGTTGCATGTCTGGTCATGTGAAACACGCAAAAGAAAATAAATGAATGTGCCGGAAAACGATAATTAGGTTAAGTGGTGGATTTAGACTCCTCGTTAACACATTACATGGGACATGCAAATTCACCAGCAACATGCTCTCTCCTTTTAATTGTAAAGACATTTGACTGCAACCAACCACAGCTCACACAACTTGTACCCTGAAGGTGGCACAGACCGCAGGCTGTGTTTCCCTGTCATCGCTGGCTTTGTGACTGAGAGGCACCTACCTTATCAATAGATCTCTAGGAGATGCATGTCATTCAGTCTAATGGGAGAGGGCTCGAAGGATTGGGTGTACCAATggctttgtgactgacaggcacCTACCCAATCAATAGATCTCTAGGAGATGCATGTCATTCAGTCTAATGTGAGAGGGCTCGAAGGAGTAGCGGATTGAACGGTTTAAAGAGATACTTCgggaagccctttatctacttcaccAGAGTCCGATGAAcacgtggataccatttttatgtgtcTGCgtccagtttgaaggaagttgctaactagcattagcacaatgactggaaatctatggtaactgctagcatgctagtatgtcccatagacttccagtcattgcattAACGATAGTTAGCATTGGCTCCTCTAACTTGCTTCATACTGGATGTAGAGACGTATTAAAAGGGGTATCTATGACTACATCTGACTCATGGGGAAGTGGAGCCAAAATCCCGACGAGTCACTTTTTAAATAAAAAGTAGCCTAGTTTTTATCAGGAAGTGGAAATAGTAACCGTGCGATTTATACGATGGCCGGCGCTAATGGGAAACACTGCAAATGACACCATACTATCCCCTATATACAGGCCACTGCTTTTGGTCACTGCACTATGGACAcgggtctacagtagtgcactatacagggactagATGTTCCTGTTAGGATGATTTGGATTTGCCTGTTTGCGTTGTGAGCCTGAGGGTCAGAAAGAATCTGATTATGGTGTTATTCTGCAATGATCCATAATGGTGGTGTTCTGCAATGATCCATAATGGTGGTGTTCTGCAATGATCCATCATGGTGGGGTTCTGCAATGATCCATAATGGTGGTGTTCTGCAATGATCCATAATGGTGGTGTTCTGCAATGATCCATAATGGTGTTGTTCTGCAATGATCCATAATGGTGTTGTTCTGCAATGATCCATAATGGTGTCATAATGCATGGACActtgggctgtgtctcaatcgtCTCAAATGTTTTCTTCCTCTGCTTGTCTACGTGTATAAGGGAGTACGACCAACTTAATGTCCTTCCTGTATGGCTCTGCTCTCACCTATCCCGTGTTCCAGATGATATGTGAAGGGGACTAGACGAGGAGAGGGGATGAAGACGGCCCCCTTGGCCTTGTTTTAATACTTAACCAATGCATCCTTCCCTCCTTCAGGACTCAGTGAGGGGCTGTCCCAAGGAGATCCCTCACAACGAGAAGCTGCTGTCACTCAAATATGAGGTAAATCCTTGGTTCTCCAGAGGCCTTGGACCTGGTCTGAAGGGTGTTCAACGTAGCTAGTCAACGTTTTATACATGAGACTTAACACAATGTTTATCAGAGGCCTTGGACCTGGTCTGAAGGGTGTTCAACGTAGCTAGTCAACGTTTATACATGAGACTTAACACAATGTTTATCAGAGGCCTTGGACCTGGTCTGAAGGGTGTTCAACGTAGCTAGTCAACGTTTTATACATGAGACTTAACACAATGTTTATCAGAGGCCTTGGACCTGGTCTGAAGGGTGTTCAACGTAGCTAGTCAACGCTTTATACATGAGACTTAACACAATGTTTATCAGAGGCCTTGGACCTGGTCTGAAGGGTGTTCAACGTAGCTAGTCAACGTTTTATACATGAGACTTAACACAATGTTTATCAGAGGCCTTGGACCTGGTCTGAAGGGTGTTCAACGTAGCTAGTCAACGTTTTATACATGAGACTTAACACAATGTTTATCAGAGGCCTTGGACCTGGTCTGAAGGGTGATCAACGTAGCTAGTCAACGTTTTATACATGAGACTTAACACAATGTTTATCAGAGGCCTTGGACCTGGTCTGAAGGGTGATCAACGTAGCTAGTCAACGTTTTATACATGAGACTTAACACAATGTTTATCAGAGGCCTTGGACCTGGTCTGAAGGGTGTTCAACGTAGCTAGTCAACGTTTTATACATGAGACTTAACACAATGTTTATCAGAGGCCTTGAACCTGGTCTGAAGGGTGATCAACGTAGCTAGTCAACGTTTTATACATGAGACTTAACACAATGTTTATCAGAGGCCTTGGACCTGGTCTGAAGGGTGATCAACGTAGCTAGTCAACGTTTTATACATGAGACTTAACACAATGTTTATCAGAGGCCTTGGACCTGGTCTGAAGGGTGTTCAACGTAGCTAGTCAACGTTTTATACATGAGACTTAACACAATGTTTATCAGAGGCCTTGGACCTGGTGTGAAGGGTGATCAACGTAGCTAGTCAACGTTTATACATGAGACTTAACACAATGTTTATCAGAGGCCTTGGACCTGGTCTGAAAGGTGATCAACGTAGCTAATCAACGTTTTATACATGAGACTTAACACAATGTTTATCAGAGGCCTTGGACCTGGTCTGAAGGGTGTTCAACGTAGCTAGTCAACGTTTTATACATGAGACTTAACACAATGTTTATCAGAGGCCTTGGACCTGGTCTGAAGGGTGTTCAACGTAGCTAGTCAACGTTTTATACATGAGACTTAACACAATGTTTATCATTTATTGTTGTCCCGAGTCTGTCATAACAAATGATTTCCAAAAACAACGAGCGCTATATTTACATGACATGTGTTTTTTTGTTTAGTTGGTGTACTTTTATCAAGAGTCCAAAGTCCTCCCAGGGTCACCACGTCTCTATGAGCAGTATAGAtggtgtaaaagtgtgtgtgtgtgtttcagagtctGGACTATGACAACAGTGAGAATCAGCTgtttctggaggaggagagacggatgAGCTTCTTAGTAAGTAGagaacccctacacacacacagacaggcaggcaggcagacaggcaggcagacaggcaggcagacagacaggcaggcagacagacagacagacagacaggcagacaggcaggcaggcagacaggcaggcagacagacagacagacagacaggcagacagacaggcaggcaggcagacagacagacaggcagacagacagacagacagacaggcaggcaggcaggcaggcagacagacagacagacagacagacagacagacagacagacagacagacagacagacagacagacagacagacagacagacagacagacagacagacagacaggcattgaTTGATGTCCCCCCCCTCCCATTTCTCTCCCCTCTCGTCCTCAGGGGTTCAAGTGTTTGGAGATCAGTCGGTGGGTGATCTGTGGTCTGATTGGCTTCCTGACTGGACTCATAGCCTGCTGCATAGATATCGCCGTGGAGAACCTGGCTGGGGTCAAGTACTACGTTGTCAAACAGAGTATCCTTCCGCTCACTgacccacatcacagaacggtcatatccttccgctcactgacccacatcacagaacggtcatatccttccacatcacagaacggtcatatccttccgctcactgacccacatcacagaacggtcatatccttccacatcactgacccacatcacagaacggtcatatccttccgcTCACTAacccacatcacagaacggtcatatccttccgcacactgacccacatcacagaacggtcatatccttccactcactgacccacatcacagaactgtcatatccttccacatcacagaacggtcatatccttccgTTCGCTgacccacatcacagaacggtcatatccttccgcTCACTGACCCACAGTtcagaacggtcatatccttccgctcactgacccacatcacagaacggtcatatccttccgctcactgacccacatcacagaacggtcatatccttccacACATCAtagaacggtcatatccttccacatcacagaacggtcatatccttccacacatcacagaacggtcatatccttccgctcactgacccacatcacagaacggtcatatccttccgctcactgacccacatcacagaacggtcatatccttccgctcactgacccacatcacagaacggtcatatccttccgctcactgacccacatcacagaacggtcatatccttccgccactgacccacatcacagaacggtcatatccttccgctcactgacccacatcacagaacggtcatatccttccacatcacagaacggtcatatccttccacatcacagaacggtcatatccttccactcactgacccacatcacagaacggtcatatccttccgctcactgacccacatcatagaacggtcatatccttccgcTCACTAacccacatcacagaacggtcatatccttccacatcactgacccacat
This sequence is a window from Oncorhynchus masou masou isolate Uvic2021 unplaced genomic scaffold, UVic_Omas_1.1 unplaced_scaffold_4544, whole genome shotgun sequence. Protein-coding genes within it:
- the LOC135535163 gene encoding H(+)/Cl(-) exchange transporter 7-like, with the translated sequence MANITKKVSWSSRGDESGGGERTPLLNGSEEVRYTRQVSGDGGMFHIGRLSTVDLEEDMTSDEDSVRGCPKEIPHNEKLLSLKYESLDYDNSENQLFLEEERRMSFLGFKCLEISRWVICGLIGFLTGLIACCIDIAVENLAGVKYYVVKQSILPLTDPHHRTVISFRSLTHITERSYPSTSQNGHILPLTDPHHRTVISFHITDPHHRTVISFRSLTHITERSYPSAH